Genomic DNA from Methanosarcina sp. MTP4:
AAGTTCAAAAATCTGAAAGTTAAGGACTCTTGAAAGCCGGGCCCTCAAAGACCCTGATAAACTTAATAACCTTTTGTGGTTAAGATTCCCTTAAAGAAAAAGATTGGAGGGGCAGATTTTTGATCCAGATTACAAGGAAAGTAGGCCGAGCCGAACTCATACTTGATGCGAAAAAACTGGGAAACGACTACCTGCTGACCCTGATGGGCGGAAAAGAGCATGCTGGGGCAGTTGCCGTAGGAGTTTTTGACGAAAAGAGCCAGAGAGCAAGCTCGTCCGTGATCAGCCTCCCCGGACACCGGGAAGAACAGATCGCCCTGCAGGGCGCCAGGCATGTGAGTAAGGCGACCCGGCAAACAACGGTGTTCATTGTCGGGATCCATCTGGACGACATTACCCCGGAAGAAATCAGGGATACGATATCGGTTTCGGACGAAATGGTAAAAAGCTTCATCACCTTCTACGAAAGATCAAACAACACAGTGGGGGAGAAGAAATAATGGAAATCACGGTAGGGATAAGCGGGGCTTCGGGAGTCCAGTACGGAATACGCCTGCTTGAAGTGCTGGCGGAAAAGGAAATAAAAACCCATCTGGTGCTGACAGAAGCCGCAAAGCAGATCATAGAAATCGAAACGGACTACTCTCCCGGAGAGGTAGAAAAACTGGCAAGCTGGAGCTATGCCCAGAAAGACTTTTCATCCCCGATTGCCAGCGGGTCTCACGTAACGGGGGGAATGGTCATCGCTCCCTGCAGTATGAAGACCCTGGGGGCAGTCGCAAACGGGATTTCGGACACTCTCCTGACCAGGGCTGCGGACGTCTGCCTGAAAGAGGAACGAAAACTCATCCTTATGACCAGGGAAACCCCGCTGAACCTAATCCATCTCGAAAACATGCTCAGAGCCAAAAGGGCAGGGGCAAGCATTCTCCCGGCCTGCCCTGGCTTTTATTCCAGGCCGAAAACCATCGAAGACCTTGTGGACATAATGACCGGAAGAGTCCTTGACCTGCTAGGAATAGAAAACGAAATCTACCGCCGCTGGGAATGATAGAAAACAGGAAAAAAGATGGTAAAAGAAGACAGGAAAGAGAGAAGGGAAAGGTAAACGGGAAAGGTAGAAGGGAAAGGTAAACGAGAAAGAAAAAAGAGAAGAAAATGGGAAAGATAGGGGAAGTAAAGGTACACATATGTCCTGAAGAGAACAAAAAAACGCAGGGAACAAACCCGTTTTCTAACGAAAGATATATAAAGGATAATATCCTTTGAGAGCAAGTACTCTGCGGGATAGTAGGGTAGCTTGGTCCATCCTCGAGCGTTTGGGACGCTTGGACTGCGGTTCAAATCCGCGCTATCCCATCAGATTTCTTATACTTTTTTAATAAAGCTGGAGCTCCAAAGGACGACATTATATATGAGCTGCATAATAAAAATAATTATATTTAACTGTTATCTTTATAAATGATGGATAATTTTAATACAGAAAACTTACTATCTTATTTTAGAGGAGTGGATTACACTCTTTCTCATTCATTGAGACCTTGTGCCATTTGGGCCTTTTTAACTAGGGGTAGAATACCATGGAAGAACAGATGAAAGCTTTAAAAGAAAAATTAGCCGACGACACCCTGAAATCTGCTGAACTCTTTGCCTTCATTGACAGGCTGAAAGCCAGCATGAGGGAAGGCACCCCGATTGTCAGGAATATCTCACACATAAACATCGAACTCCTCGAGACCTATTCTTTTGCCCTGCAGAAATATGAGATGACCACGGAGGACAAGGACAGCGAACTCAGGGCTGCGGACTGGAGAGAGAGAATCGATGACTTCAGCAAGCTCAAAGAGTTCGTGGACGAACTGCAGAAGAGTGAACTTATCATAAATGTCGCCTGGAATGTCGGAGGCATGGCGATTTACGACATCCCGAAGCCGAAGGCTTACAAAGATTTCGTCTACTGGAATATAAAGAACGTCCTGGATAACATAGACCTTTTCGACCAGGTTTGAAACAGATAAAAAGAAAGAGAAACTGAAAAGTCAAAAATAAATAGCTGCGTCGAAAAAAACGTTGAGAAAAGGACGCGAAAAAGGAAGACAAAGCACATGCCTGTTTTCATTCAGGCAATGTGCAAAACCTTCTACCAAAATTATATACCAAAGTTGATTTATCCGAAACTGCTTCATCCAAAACTGCTTTTTTACTGGTTCTTCGTCCTGCGGACAGTTTTTTCAGAATTTAACTGGTGTTTCACAATCACTGGTGTTTCACAACGCATTTTGAGAGTCCGATAATTTCCACGATATCGCTGTTGTCAGGGCTGTGCACCACCATCTGACCCTTCTTGAGGTAGGGGATCCTCCTCTCGTATTCTTTGGGGACTTTCAGGGAGCTGATGGCTGCATCATTGTTGAGGTTCAGGATCAGTTTCGTGTTGACCTGCTTGAAGACCGTGTCGTCGATGTCCTGGGGGTCCTGGGTGATCAGGAAAAGCCCGAGCCCTTCTTTTCTCCCCTGCCTGGCTGCGTCTGCGAAGCGGGAGATGATCAGCCGGGAATGTTCGCCTCCGGCGCGGGAGAGGTAACGGTGGGCTTCGTCCAGACAAAGGATGATGGGCGTGTTCTTGATGGCATCAGTCCCGGTTGTACCGAGCTTGTTGTCCACGATCAGGCTCATGATGGTGAGCACGATAAGGTCCCGGATCCGGGGGGTGCTGATGTATTCGGTCGGGAAGACGGAAATCTGTCCGGGCTTGAAGATCCGGTCAAGTATCTCGGTGATCGGGGTTGCTGCCTGGTCAAAAACTTTCGAGAAGAAGCGGCTCTTGACCCTCCGCACGATCCCATCATAAGAGGCCTCATGGAGTTTTCCGCTGTCTACATAATAGGACCTTGTACCTTCGTTGTCTATGTGGGAGATGAAGTTCAGGTAGGTGTGCGGCACACTTGATTTGAAGAAGTCACCCAGGAGCAGTTCCAGCCCGATGTACTGGAGTTCGGACATCCCGGTGGCGGCAATCAGCCAGGAGTTGTGCTCCACAAGGGAGAAAGGAATGGTAAACTCGTGCTGTTCGGCCCTGGACTTGTCTCCCGGATAGGTCTGCCCTTCCACCTTTGCAACGAAAGCTTTCGTGGAGGGGACCCGGCCATAAGCCACCTTTTCGGACTCAAACCTGAACCTGTCATCCTCGGTCAGGGTCGCGTTGTCCTCAAAAATCTGGGAGTATTCGTCCTGGGGGTCCATGATTACAAGGCAGGGGTTTTTCCTTGCCCTGTCGTCGGGAGAGTTCCGGAGCCTGTATCGGTTGCTTTCGGTCATGAACTGGCGCAGGATGTTTTTGGTGAGGAAGGTCTTTCCTGTCCCCGTGCTCCCACAGACGAGCATGTGCCGGAAGACCAGGGGATCGCCCATGGAGTAGTCGTTTCGCAGGTAGTAAGCAACGGTTTCGGGTTCGGAGTGGGTCTTTACAAGCTCTCCCCCGACGCTCAGGTGCCCGAGGAAGATGCCCTCTTCAGGAATATTGAGCCCGGTCTGAACTTCAAGCCGGTCCCTGACAGGCAGGATCGGGGTGTTCGGGCGGGGGATCCTGTCTGCCATCCTGCGGGAGAGAGGGGTGTCTTGCCCTTTCCGGTAAAGGATGCAGAGGGGGTCAAGGTAAGCCAGAAACTTGTAGTCATCCTCATTTACCGGGCTTGCCCTGCCTCCAAGCATGCGCCGGGAATGGAGTTCTGTTGCGTCGTCCACTGCAAACTCCTGCCGGTACTGAAGCTTTCCTACC
This window encodes:
- a CDS encoding ATP-binding protein, whose protein sequence is MKFEDADILAFASGKTKKTPAPDKDEGAEKSTGMEPKTGSENSPTGSYRKGPDTFPEDPLASVYGGAGGTGSGSGSSSGSGSDPVSGPGSDPEPADLPFEDFGGYDEGIATPAASADEAFGIVTAGIDPLEITPAGATITGYISSLRRNEIRLGAYVVVPYEGGEKLFARVGKLQYRQEFAVDDATELHSRRMLGGRASPVNEDDYKFLAYLDPLCILYRKGQDTPLSRRMADRIPRPNTPILPVRDRLEVQTGLNIPEEGIFLGHLSVGGELVKTHSEPETVAYYLRNDYSMGDPLVFRHMLVCGSTGTGKTFLTKNILRQFMTESNRYRLRNSPDDRARKNPCLVIMDPQDEYSQIFEDNATLTEDDRFRFESEKVAYGRVPSTKAFVAKVEGQTYPGDKSRAEQHEFTIPFSLVEHNSWLIAATGMSELQYIGLELLLGDFFKSSVPHTYLNFISHIDNEGTRSYYVDSGKLHEASYDGIVRRVKSRFFSKVFDQAATPITEILDRIFKPGQISVFPTEYISTPRIRDLIVLTIMSLIVDNKLGTTGTDAIKNTPIILCLDEAHRYLSRAGGEHSRLIISRFADAARQGRKEGLGLFLITQDPQDIDDTVFKQVNTKLILNLNNDAAISSLKVPKEYERRIPYLKKGQMVVHSPDNSDIVEIIGLSKCVVKHQ
- a CDS encoding UbiX family flavin prenyltransferase; protein product: MEITVGISGASGVQYGIRLLEVLAEKEIKTHLVLTEAAKQIIEIETDYSPGEVEKLASWSYAQKDFSSPIASGSHVTGGMVIAPCSMKTLGAVANGISDTLLTRAADVCLKEERKLILMTRETPLNLIHLENMLRAKRAGASILPACPGFYSRPKTIEDLVDIMTGRVLDLLGIENEIYRRWE